Genomic window (Hippoglossus stenolepis isolate QCI-W04-F060 chromosome 11, HSTE1.2, whole genome shotgun sequence):
CGTTTTCCAGCCCTCCCTCGGGAACTCGAGCCCAGGTACATACATCTGCAgcctttctccttttttctctggGTGCACGGGTTTTCTACAGACTTGCatcaaatacatatttcatttaatgcataaagttaatgtggttgccttaatgttaaaaatatgGATGATTTAGTTGTGAGTTGTGGTTGGAAACAACAGTAAAACActtaataatgattattaaaaacactaaatgcCATAACTTTGAATTTTTGTACAATCTGAGATTTTCCCTTCGTGTTTATACCATATATCAGTTACTTTCATATCCTTACTTTCAAGCAATTATGTATATGTTGTAATAGTGTAATTCAGTGATTATGACtgtttaatttctttttctattGATTAGCATGCTTTTATCATTTGTAATCAATTCCCTGGATTTGTAAAAGCAGACATCCCCATCTGACTAATATAACCCCCAAGAGTTTAAATTGAATTATGATGAATGGTTCGTTCTCATGATTTATACCAATATTGTAAatttataattacatttacaatattgacggctgtggctgaggggtagagcggtcgtcctccaaccagaaggtctgcagttcgatcccagtcttctccatctgcatgccgaagtgtccttgggcaagatgctgaaacCTGAATTGCCCCCcatagaaaaaaagtgctgctaatagatgcaatgtatgaatgtgtgtgtgaatggcaaactgtagtttaaagcactttgattggtcatcaagactagaaaagcgctatatatatatacacaaacaattTACCATATACTTATCACTCACCCCAGCACCTGAATATATCTTTAATATACTtgaactttatatttaaacaaaatgtactGATTGGGCCTTTGTTGGATTTGTTCATAATTTCCTTAGGTAAAAGTTTTGTCacaattttattcatatatcaGTATTTGATATTGTCAGTCTGAATTTACaatatctcttttatttttgttgttactTCTCCAGGAGGTTCAGCAGGTTCCGATGACCACGATTTTGACCCATCAGCAGACATGCTTGTCCATGACTTTGATGATGAGCGCAccctggaggaagaggaaaggttGGAGGCATCAGATGAGACCAATGCAAACGAGATTGAAGATCTTGCACGGGTTAGTTTCAGGCTTTCCACACATAGTTTATTTTGTCAACCCCATTAATAAAATATACTGCTAGGCAGTATCTTCCTCAGTGAGTGGAGTTCAACAAGAAGTTTTTGCTTCTCTTTTGTAACAGGAGGGAGAAATGCCCATTCATGAGCTGCTGAGTCTGTATGGCTATGGGGGTGGATCAACAgcagatgaggatgatgaggaggaggaagaggaacctgaggaggaagaggatgacgaggaggaggatgaggaagaagacCTTGACAATGACGAAAGCAGCAGAAGCACTGGCGAGTTGAAAAGAAATGAGGTATGTTGGTATATCTTGAGTTTCTTGATAGTTAAATGATTTCCAGAAAACTAATGTGTTGTGTAAGTTCAGCAGCATCTGTaacatttgtgacattttgtgtgtatgttttcagGGTGAGGGTGTTAGGAACTCTATAGGACAGGGGAATGAGGCCCAGACAACCTCTGAGGTTCGCACACGCTCAGTCAGGTCCCTTGGCACAGCAGAACTTATGTATTTTGAAAGTACGTGCCATCTCATCTTCTTTACTTTTTATGTAGAAGAGTCATGTGTTATCTGTATAAGAAAACATCTCAGACTCTGACTCTCTTGTGAGATCTATCTGactaaaatgtcacttttgGTCTCAGGCAATAATGATGCAGAGGAGGAGtcagatgaagatgaggacTATGTTCCATCAGAAGACTGGAAGAAGGTTTGTTTGAACCTAATTCATCAGGGTTAAAGACTGTGTACATATGCAGTGCCAGTTTTATTTACAAGATATAAACTGAACTTCTCAAATAAAATTAACTTTTCCAAAGGAAACAATCAGAAATATTTTCAATGGAGGAATATATTCACCAAAGTTCAAATGTGTagtgaacatttgtgtgtgcagaaaaTCAAGTTTTCAGTGTAAAGAAAAACCTTGGTTGAATTTGGGCCTGTCTGTTTTGTAGGATGCAAACAGGTTTcgtattttttataaataatcaAGTAATTGTCAGTCCACATTTAgtttaaactgtgtgttttttccccaacaGGAGATTATGGTTGGCTCCATGTATCAGGCAGAAACCCCTATTGgcttgtgtaaatataaagacaaCGAAAAAGGTGAGATGGCTGCTATGTTTCCTCGCTGTCGACATCGGCACATTCAAGTAATAACACTATGCGAGTTACACAAGGAATACACAGAATAAAAGTGGTATAAAGTTGATGTGATTGATGTAACATTGACATCTCATTAACTGCTGTCTGAATTTGTCCTGTAGTTTATGAAAACGATGACCAGTTATTGTGGAACCCTGAGTGTCTTCCTGAAGGCAAAGTAGTGGAGTTCTTAACAGAGGCATCGAGGCGAActggagaggagaagggagtCGATGCGATCCCAGAGGGATCTCATATCAAAGATAATGAACAGGTGAGATCAAAACATCTGTAGCATCTGTAACATGTATTAATGGAAATGGCTGTTCATTGTCtacatttttcttattgtcaagAAATCCCTtgaaaagactaaaacaaacaataatgtGTTTAGTCTGTTTAGCAAAAGCCTGATTTAGCGTATTAGTCTGAGCCACAGACCTCCATTGTTGTCCAAAAAACTATTAAACACTCACCAGTGAGGCGGCTGTTGCACTAGGTGACTTGTGTCTTGGTTACAATGAACACTGACACGGTTGTCCGTTTGGAATtgatcccacacacacacacacacacacagtcctgctgctgtaaacactCATTGCATCGCAACAAATATGTTATTGCCACTGAAactttttgtcctgtttgaAGAAGACATATGCGCTATTGTGTTGTTAGTCTCCACATAATGTTTTGACACTTAAAGAAATTCAGAAAAACTCCTATGCTTTAAAAATAGTCTTAATGTATTATGTTTATAGTTTTGCATGTTGctaatgtaaacatgtttgtttctgtttccatgtAGGCGTTGTATGAACTGGTGAAATGTGACTTTGACACAGAAGAAGCTTTAAGAAGACTTAAGTTTAATGTAAAAGCAGCCAGAGGTAAGCAGACTCTCACTAATAcctgctgcacactggaggATTTTCACATCTTAACTGATTTTCAAAACGTGGCAgaccacacacacgtacaacagatgtaattgatttttaatcttttaatcgtGAGAACCCACATATTAGACGAACCAGTCGAGACGCAGGACCACACACTCTGTGTTTCAACAAACAATTTCTGAGAAGGGATTCCAGAGACTTAGGAACTCAAAGACACTCGCATGATAAAACTTGGcttcataataaaaacaaattaacattaaacattaaacaaatacTCATACTGTTGCCACAATTCCACAAGTTagtcctccttttcttttgtccaCCTGGTAACGAAAACAAAAAATTGTATCTACGCTGTAGGCAGCCATGTTTCGGTTCTAAACACGAGTACGCAACATCCGGTTAGTGACGTTTCCCGGTAAGTGTCCTGTGTTTTAGTCTGGGTAGGCAGAAGCAGAGATGATTGGAAAACGATGACATACACACTCTCAACCACTTGCTAACAGcgtttcaaactaaaacgtaaTAGTATGGATGCAGCCTCCAATCAGTAATGCCCTAGCAATCGTCGGGAGGCCTGAATCTGAAATCGACCCTATTATCCTCTATTGTGCAGCAGGCATGGCCGTCAAAGTTTAATCTTCATTTTCACCTCAGTTTTCTCAGATGTATCTTAACTGATCTAGTTCTCTCTTTGTAGATACTgtgatatttatctttttgaAAGAGATTGTAATAAAGATGTAACATtaacattcttcttctttgtaaCAGAGGAGTTGTCTGTCTGGACTGAAGAGGAATGTAGAAACTTTGAACAAGGACTAAAAGCTTATGGGAAAGACTTTCATTTAATACAGGCCAATAAGGTAAGAGAAGTGTGAAAATCCGCTTGTTCAGATCATTGTGTCCTCATATTGATATTCAAAATAATTTGTTGACaataaaattgattttaaatgatttttgaTGTGTTGCTGACATGTGTTTGTTGAATGCTCAGGGTTGAAATCTGCTCCATTTCAACCTTGCTGCATTTTGAGACAAACCAAATTTCTTTAGTGTTGGTGCATGATTTTTGTCCCAGAGAGTAATTTGATTTGTCTCATCTTTGACATTGTGCTGAATCTGTGTCTTCAGACGATGGTAATAATGGTCGTTTCATGTCTGCTGAATTAAATCTTTCAGGTGAGAACTAGGTCTGtaggagaatgtgtggccttttATTACATGTGGAAGAAGTCTGAGCGTTATGATTTCTTTGCACAGCAAACCAGACTTGGGAAAAGGAAATACAACCTTCACCCTGGTGTCAcgtgagttttatttttttatatgtacATTTGTGAAAGATATTGATATGTAGACATTGtgaattattcattatttgGCTTTTTTCAAGCTAATTGAACTTACATGATGTAAAATATGTAGTGTAATTAATTGAAGAAATCATAACCATGTCTCATGTTTGGTGTTTTTGGttaagttttttgttttccaagaGAATATTATGTACcatgaaaacatacaaacaaataatataaacacTTTCGCTTTTggtttgtgttaaaataaattaaCCAGACACACAAGTCTTGCTGGGATTTTCAGATTTAAATAAGTGAGAAATAGGTTAATTTAAAGGTAGTGGGTAGATTTATGTTCAGAGCATTCATACATATATGCCCTGATCTGTGCTGCTGCCCTGTTTGCTACTTTCCGACTGCTGTCTCAGCCACAGTGATGttaattaaattcattttaacaGTTATCAGTTCTTAGTCTGTGGAAATGGTCCATTCATATataatttacaatatttatattgttcATGAAGATGTACAAGGAGTCTCGTGTATTAATCAatcaaacactttaaaaaagtacaataaatagaagaaaaaagtgGATAGGGATGGAAATATTAACAGATTGAAAACATTgaacatacaaacatttaaaacaataaaaataaaccacataTTATTTCGGAATCATCTTTAGAAATGATAGTGATTCAATGTACAGTACTTGATCCTAACGAGGACCCACCTGCAACCACTGTATCACCCTGTCAAGAGTTGAGATTATGTGTAACAGGCTGTGTCCTGCCGTCTATCCTCAGAGACTACATGGACAGATTACTGGATGAGACGGAGAGCGCAGCATCCAGCAGGGCGGCATCGCcacctcccaccacctccagcagcagcgcCAGCCACTCGGAGAAGGAGGACAGCAGCAGTCAGAACGGTGAGCTGATGACTAGTGCTTACACACAAATAGGTATTTAACACACAAACGGgtatttaagatgttttttaattcaGATGTATTggcaaggcaagtttatttgttttgcccATTTCAAgaacaaggcaattcaaagtgccttacataaaatataaaaggcatcaTGACAAATTGTTAGAGCAActtaagacaaaacaaaaatagcTTTTGAAAGCGTTTActagtaaataataataaataaaacaagtaatATCAGTAAAAATAGCCGTTCAGTGCAAAAAATGATCTGTTCAAGTCCAAGAGGAGCGACAAATGGACACTCCCTATCCCTATCCCACTGTctaagtgcccctgagcaaggcaccttaCTCCCCTCTAACATCTGCTCCCCAGGCACTTTCCAATATATAAAGCTGCCCGCTGCTCCGTGTGGTCACtgcccttgtgtgtgttgtgttccgTGTGCTGTGTCCACCTACGGACGGGTTAATAGCAAAGTTCATTTTTggcaaatacaaatgaaaaaaactaaagttgCATAGAATCTGAATCTTTCATAGTATGTGAAGGATTCAATCACCTAAAAGACGATATCCCTCTTTTTATTTACTACTAATGGTCAAAACATCGGTTCATTTGGGTTTTATCAGCACAGCATCACAGTAGAAACGatggacatttcatttttctagCTGGACCATTGACGATTTCAATATAATAACATTTCAGTAATATCTCTTTCCGTAAACCAGTGAACTTGTTACTGTGGATATCCAGTTTTATCAACATTTGTACAACCTTActacagttttagttttttgtatgATCTCTTTATTTCTTAGTTATCTCAGATCACTCAATATTTATCTTTCTTTGACAGGTATTGCAACTCATAATTCAAACCACCCAGTGGATGGCGCTCCGTTGCCTCCAGTACATTCAGTCAAACCTGAGTCGACTCAGTCCAACGGCCCCTCCACTCCAACAGTGGAATCTCCTCCTGTCTCAGACAACAACTCCAACGGCTGCAGCCAACCCTCTGCACCCAACCACGACAGAAATGGTTCTCTAGAGCCGCCGCTCGACCACAGGGACGCAGCGGCAGTGGCCCACGACCGGCCGGCCAAGAGATGCAGGACGGAGGCAGAGCCTTTGGGCCAAAGTGAGGTGGAACCATCCAGAACGCAGGAGGACTGAAGGTTTTTCGAGCTTGGTTGCGTTCACTGATAGACGGTAACTTGGGGTAAAATGTCCCGACCTTTTTGGCCTGGGAGCTCGGCATCTCCTGAGAGCAAAGACTCACGATaataaggtcaaaggtcactgaaaaacacacagtgaagaacACAGCCTACCAAACTGCAGCTGGTCCTCCGGGAGGGGCAGTGACGGACCtgtcacccccccctccccccgaaCCCATTCATGTACTGACTGCCTGCAAAGCTCATCCCAAAGTACCGCCGCTCCATCGTGTCTACGAAACATCTTCTCTCACCGTCTTTATTCCCTTTTCGGAGACTGACAAAATTTTGCCaagaatttcctttttttttttctatttgtactcaaagaaaaataaatcacctgtgatatttttttacacaaagagatatttatattttttaacaaaaaaatctttaatgatTAATTACTGTTCAAACCATTTGAACATTTGATGACACAGGGGGACACACTCTGACCGATGCTCAAGTTGTCTTAAAGAGGCAGAAAGACGACAGGTAGGCTGGTGCTGCCACTGGCTCGCTTTAGTTGCACTTTGATTGTATGTTTCTCATTGTTGATTGACTGATCGATCAGGGTGGTGATGTAAAAACCCAGCAGAATAACtttttcactccttcactcGCTGAACCGGCTCTGGCCTCGTATCATGGCTGTTTGTTTCTGATAAATAAACCGACGGGTTCGTCTCCTCCCCCGCCCCCCctgcaggtttgtttgtgtaaagCAGCTGACATCAGTGATGTCTTGTATTATAAACTCATCGTGTAGAAGATCGCTGTATTTTTGGATTTTCATAGTCAGTGCTTTGCTCAACGCTTTGTTTTTACTAGACAGAATGTTCATGgtttttaatgtaaagtttGTATAGATTTCTTACCTTGAGCAGTTGGTACATTTTTATAACTATGTTTATCTCTGTATTTTCTGGTCTTCCTCGTAGGCTTCGCTTTTTTGTTGAGAAACCTCTTTGCCTCTGTTGCTCTGAGACGGATGTAATAAAGTAGCCATTCCTCGTCCCCTCTGTTCGGCAGCACTTCTCATTCCTGTGTGACCCTGCTCAGTCTCAGATGTTTGTTGCAGAGCTTCATATTTTGTGCGTACAAAATACTCCACATTGTGGTTGAGCTTCggttttaaaaagcaaaggCTAATGCTTAGTTTCAGCCAGTATTCCCTGTCCCTCCACAGTGAGCGTCTTCAGAGCAGTGGACCTCCAGCAGACCAGGCTGACTTGTTTTGGTACAGTAGCTTTTCAACTTAAtgctttgttgttttactttgtactCCAGCTTTGAACTTACATTCACAAATTAAGATGAGTTTGTCTCAAATAATGTTGATCCATGTagtctttctccttttttatttactgatggctttttttctctgtaaatgacaacatgaataaaaatgaagtgTATTCCAAGACTTGGCTATGAATGGAATAAACGgctatatttaataaatgtattaatgaaGTTGAGAAGTCGTATTGTGAGTTTTCATACTGCAAAATGAAATGCGTAAAACAGAAATGATCTGTattctggtcttgatgaccactcaaaacagcagcactttctctatcacacacagcacagccatcaggggcaatttggggttcagtatcttgcccaggAATCGAGTCACccaccctctggttagtggatgacccgctctacctcctgagccataGCCACCCAAAGTAacttttcaatttaaaagaCGTGTAAGCATTATAGTCTTTCACAATAATCCTCACATATACCATGTGTGAATTGAAAAAGGTACAAACAATTTAAATCTATACTTaaatttttattaatttctcaaatataaaaatgtccATGTCATTGTGAAATGTAATTGTATAAAAGTTAAGGCTCTTTGTCATAATCATACACATAAAAGCTGATAATAGTGTCTCAACAAATAACTTAATGAttgtaaaatagcaaaaaaaatGCACGAGCTGACAAAATACAGGAGATGTTtgtaaaacatgtaaaaggaatgttttaaaattagatgtgtatatatacatacatatatatatacatatatatatatacatacatacatatatacatatatacatacatatatatatacatatatatatatatatactgtatgtatatacatGCATCTATGTACAGTGCTCGGAGATGAAATGTGCTCTGGACGTACTCCAGCGTCGGGTCGGGACTCTGTGTTTACGCCTTTTCTGTTCAAATTGGATGCAAAAAAGTAATCGTCAGGAAACAGACATAACCAGATCGGACAGTTATAGTGAATTTTACCATCGACATTATTGAAGCAGTTCTTACTCGCTCGCTCCTGTGTGAAGGTGATGAAGGAGTACACCAGGCTCCCGGCGATGCTGTGAGAAACAAAGATGACACAATCTGTTCTTAGACAGAAAATATCAGCTCCTCAAACAGAATCAGTCAAATGCTCCGAGTCTTACCTGATGTTCAGACCTATAAAGTTTGTCCAGGTGAAAATATAATCTCCACCGAACACCATTCCAATGTAGGTCACAACAATGTTCTgcagcaatcacacacacagagagagagagagagagagagtcacttCACACATCTGCATTCGTGACTCAGCCAATAGAGGGCAGCACCGGCGTTAAATGACCCACCTTGATGCAGCCCACGATGGAGGTAGTGAGCGCTGAGTTGTGCTGCGTGCACAGCATGATGGAGTACATCAAAACGAAGCTGTATGACAGATGGGAGACGAATTACACAAGAGCAGCGATGAGGGTTTACATTATAGatctgtatataaacatggacgacgtttctccacttcctcccactatccagagatgAACGCTAACACCTTGCGCATTTAGCTACGA
Coding sequences:
- the mier1b gene encoding mesoderm induction early response protein 1b isoform X1 — encoded protein: MLLFSVFQPSLGNSSPGGSAGSDDHDFDPSADMLVHDFDDERTLEEEERLEASDETNANEIEDLAREGEMPIHELLSLYGYGGGSTADEDDEEEEEEPEEEEDDEEEDEEEDLDNDESSRSTGELKRNEGEGVRNSIGQGNEAQTTSEVRTRSVRSLGTAELMYFESNNDAEEESDEDEDYVPSEDWKKEIMVGSMYQAETPIGLCKYKDNEKVYENDDQLLWNPECLPEGKVVEFLTEASRRTGEEKGVDAIPEGSHIKDNEQALYELVKCDFDTEEALRRLKFNVKAAREELSVWTEEECRNFEQGLKAYGKDFHLIQANKVRTRSVGECVAFYYMWKKSERYDFFAQQTRLGKRKYNLHPGVTDYMDRLLDETESAASSRAASPPPTTSSSSASHSEKEDSSSQNGIATHNSNHPVDGAPLPPVHSVKPESTQSNGPSTPTVESPPVSDNNSNGCSQPSAPNHDRNGSLEPPLDHRDAAAVAHDRPAKRCRTEAEPLGQSEVEPSRTQED
- the mier1b gene encoding mesoderm induction early response protein 1b isoform X3, whose protein sequence is MLLFSVFQPSLGNSSPGGSAGSDDHDFDPSADMLVHDFDDERTLEEEERLEASDETNANEIEDLAREGEMPIHELLSLYGYGGGSTADEDDEEEEEEPEEEEDDEEEDEEEDLDNDESSRSTGELKRNEGEGVRNSIGQGNEAQTTSEVRTRSVRSLGTAELMYFESNNDAEEESDEDEDYVPSEDWKKEIMVGSMYQAETPIGLCKYKDNEKVYENDDQLLWNPECLPEGKVVEFLTEASRRTGEEKGVDAIPEGSHIKDNEQALYELVKCDFDTEEALRRLKFNVKAAREELSVWTEEECRNFEQGLKAYGKDFHLIQANKQTRLGKRKYNLHPGVTDYMDRLLDETESAASSRAASPPPTTSSSSASHSEKEDSSSQNGIATHNSNHPVDGAPLPPVHSVKPESTQSNGPSTPTVESPPVSDNNSNGCSQPSAPNHDRNGSLEPPLDHRDAAAVAHDRPAKRCRTEAEPLGQSEVEPSRTQED
- the mier1b gene encoding mesoderm induction early response protein 1b isoform X2, whose protein sequence is MAEPSLGNSSPGGSAGSDDHDFDPSADMLVHDFDDERTLEEEERLEASDETNANEIEDLAREGEMPIHELLSLYGYGGGSTADEDDEEEEEEPEEEEDDEEEDEEEDLDNDESSRSTGELKRNEGEGVRNSIGQGNEAQTTSEVRTRSVRSLGTAELMYFESNNDAEEESDEDEDYVPSEDWKKEIMVGSMYQAETPIGLCKYKDNEKVYENDDQLLWNPECLPEGKVVEFLTEASRRTGEEKGVDAIPEGSHIKDNEQALYELVKCDFDTEEALRRLKFNVKAAREELSVWTEEECRNFEQGLKAYGKDFHLIQANKVRTRSVGECVAFYYMWKKSERYDFFAQQTRLGKRKYNLHPGVTDYMDRLLDETESAASSRAASPPPTTSSSSASHSEKEDSSSQNGIATHNSNHPVDGAPLPPVHSVKPESTQSNGPSTPTVESPPVSDNNSNGCSQPSAPNHDRNGSLEPPLDHRDAAAVAHDRPAKRCRTEAEPLGQSEVEPSRTQED